A segment of the Bacillus pseudomycoides genome:
TTCACCGTTGTTTGCAAATCGTTTAACCATTGAAATGTTGCACTTGAAATAATGACATCAAATGACTCACTTAATGTGAGATGTTCAATATCTTCACACCGAAATGTCACAGTTTCCACATAACTTCTCGTTTTCGCAACAGCAATCATACTTTCAGCAAAATCAATTGCGGTAATTGTTGCATTTGGAAAAGAAATCGCCAATTGCTCAGTCAAATACCCTGTGCCACATCCAAGTTCTAAAATGCGAATGGTCGACATCTTGTGGTAGTGTTTTTTCATTACAGAAAGCAATTGTTGCGCCATCTTTTTTTGTACGCTTGCATATTGATCATAGGATACCGCTGCCCCATTAAATCGTTTTTGTAGTAACGTTTTGTTGATCATTTTGTATCCCCTCTACAAACTGGATTATTTCATTTGCGCAATATTCAAAATCCGTTACACAAAGTGCATGCCCCGCTCCATTTATTACTTTAAGCGCACCATTCGTATTTTTTTGTATATAGCGAGCAGCAGATAATGGACATATCGCATCCTGTTCTCCATGAAGAAGTAATACCGGCGTCTTTACATACTTTAACTGACTTCTCATATCCATCTCTATTAAATAATCAAGCCCCATCTGTAAAGATTCAATGGAATCACCTTGAAAACGCTCTGTAATGCCTTCAAATTGTTTACTCTCTTTTAACTCTTGTTTGGCAAACATGCTTTTGTAAAAGCGCTTCAATGTATCTTCCTTTCGCTTCACCAAATTTCTTTTCATCCGTTCTACAAAAGGACGTTTCCATCCACTCTCATAATTTTCATCCACTGTAAATTTTGCCGTACCACCTATTAAAATCATTCCTTTTGTCTGCACTCTGTCACATACTTGAAGAGCAGCTAATGCACCAAGTGACCATCCAATCAAAATCACATCCTGTTCTTCCGTAGCTTCTACTACACGATCTGCAAAATCAGCAACATCTTTTACACTACGCCATTCAACATATCGAACAGAATATTCTTGAAAATATGGAAGTAATAACTCCCATACTTGTTTTTCCATCCCCCATCCAGGAATGAAAATAAGCTCAGGCGGTTTCATATCAGTACCCCCTCTTCTTTACCAATTCGAATGATCTGCCTAGTAGCCCATTTTAAGTCAGCTTTTGTATGTTCAGACGTAACTGCAAATCGAATTCGTGAACTATTATGTGGAACAGTTGGTGGCCTAATAGCAATTGCAGCAATTCCTACCTCCTGCAGTTTTTCACTAAAATGTAGCGCAGCTTCATTCGACGCCACAATAATTGGTACTATATGTGTTGAACTATCACCAATATTGAAACCAACTTCTTCTAAAGCATTGCGGAAATAAGCTCCATTTTCTAAGAGCCGCTGCCGTCTTTCCTCATCTTCCTTAACAATTTCAATTGCACGTTTCATTGCACCGAGCGTCCCTGGTGGTAATGCTGTTGTGAAAATGAAGCTTCTCATCGTATTTTTCATATAATCAATGCAAATTGCATCACCTGCTAAATATGCTCCATAACATCCTAGCGCTTTACTAAATGTTCCCATATGAATGTCAATTTTCTGAGAAAGTCCTTGTTCAATATGAGCCAAGCCAGCACCATGTCTTCCATATATTCCACCTGCATGCGCTTCATCAACCATCAATAATGCTCCGTATTTTTCTTTCAACATAATCAACTCTTTTAGATGAGCAACATCTCCATCCATGCTGAAAACCGTATCTGTTACGATTAACTTTCTCTTCGCAACAGGTGCCATTTGCAACAATCTTTCCAAATGTTCTAAATCATTATGTTGATATCTTTTATGTTCCGCACCACTAAGCAAAATTCCATCGACAATGCTGGCATGATTTAATTTATCGCTAAAAACGATATCGTGCCGACTCACTAAAGAAGAGATTGCCCCGACATTTGCTGAATATCCACTGTTCACAATGATTGCTTTTTCAGTTTCTTTCCAATCACAAACACACTGTTCGACCTCTTCATATAGTGCATAATTTCCTACAACAAGTCGTGATGCTGTCGCTCCTACTCCATATTCCTTTGTCGCTACAATAGACGCTTCTTTTAATCGTCTATCTCCCGCCAAGCCTAGATAGTTATTCGAAGCTAAATTTAACATACGTTTTCCATTCCTAATAAGCCATGGTTCTTCAGCTTGCTCAGTCATAACTACATGTCGATATTGTGATTTCTCTTTCAAACGATTTAAACTAGAGTGAAAGTGTAGATTCCACGTTTGATCCATGTTTGACGAACTCCTCTAAATTTGAAATCGTAATATTCTCTTCTGCTGCTCTCAATAGTTCTTCACGCGTAAACCCTCCTTGAAGCTCTGGTAGTAAACCCAAAACCGGAATACCACTTAACTCCTCAATCATTTCTTTATTCTCTTGCACACGTTCCTTCTCACATTCCTTACAGCCGGATAAAATAACACCCGCAACTGTTAAACCATGGGCTTTCGCATACGAAATCGTTAAAACGGTATGATTCACAGTACCTAACGCCGGACGCGCGACAATAATAAGTGGTAATTTCAATTCCTTTGCAAAATCAACCACTAAAGCATCTTCTGTATATGGAACTGCAAGACCACCTGCACCTTCTACAAGCAAACTATCAAATTCTGTCATTAACTCATTATAATGAGCCGTAATTTGTGCTAGTGTCACAGTTCTTCCTGCTCGCCGCATTGCCAATCTTGGCGCGAGAGGTTCTTCAATAGAATAAGGACAAATGCGATCAGCCTCTGTCATTACCCCTGATGCCATTTTCAATCTAACTGCATCCCCTTCTGGATTCGAAGCGATATGCCCGCTTTGCAATGGTTTATATATCCCTACGTTATACCCGCGATTTCTAAATACTCCTGCTAATGCACCTGTAACAACTGTTTTTCCCACTTCCGTATCCGTTGCCGTTATAAAAAAGCCACCCATTATTCTCCCTCCGTAACATCTGCAATTGCTTGATATAAAATGTGCAACATTGCATCAATCTCATCTACTTGAGATGCTAACGGTGGCATAAATACAATGGTATTACCAAGCGGACGTAAAATCATTCCTAGTTCTCTTGATCGCTTACACACTTCCACGCCTACTCGCTCCGTCCACTCAAACGGCTCTTTCGTTTCTTTATTTTTCACAAGTTCAATTCCTACCATCAATCCACACTGACGAATATCTCCAACATGTTTGTATTCATAAAGTGCTTCCAATTGTTTCCCTACATATTCTGATTTGTATGCAACATCTTTTACTAGATTTGTTTTTTCATAAAGTTCTAAATTAGCAATTGCAACTGCGCAACCTAATGGATTGCCGGTATAACTATGACCATGGAAAAATGTTTTCTGCTCTTCATAGCTACCTAAAAAAGCATCATAAATCTCATCTGTTGTCACAGTAATAGCCACCGGTAAATACCCACCGGTTAAGCCTTTTCCAGCTATTAAAATATCCGGTGTAACATTTTCATGTTCACAAGCAAACATTTTTCCAGTACGACCAAATCCCGTTGCCACCTCATCTGTAATAAATAAAACATTATATGTTGTACAAAGATCTCGAAGACCTTTTAAATATCCTTTCGGCATTGTAATCATACCGCCTGCACCTTGCATTAACGGCTCTACAATAATCGCTGCAACCTCATCATGTTTTTCCTTTAACAACTCTTCCATTTCTTCCAAATGTTTTTGAACAATTTGTTCTTTGTCATCCCCGTAAGGAGAACGATATGTATATGGATATGGCATTTTTATCGCGTCAAATAAGAGCGAACTGTACACTTGGTGAAACAAGTCAATTGCTCCTACTGAAACAGCTCCAATTGTATCTCCGTGATACGCTTCTTTTAATGTAATAAACTTTTGTTTTTTAGGTTCTCCTTTATGCTGCCAATATTGAAAAGCCATCTTAATTGCAATTTCAACAGCTGTAGAACCAGAATCTGAATAGAATACTTTTTTCAACCCTTCTGGAACAACCTCAATGATCTTTTCTGCAAGTAAAATCGATGGTACATTGGCAAGTCCTAGCATAGTCGAATGCGCAACTTTATTTAATTGTTCACGAATCGCATTATCTAATTCAGGAACATGATGTCCATGAACATTTAGCCAAATGGATGAAACGCCATCCCAATAACCATTTCCATTTACGTCATATAATTTACGGCCTTCTCCTCGTTCAATAATAACGGGATCTTCCGCTAAATAGTCCTTCATTTGCGTAAATGGATGCCATACGTATGCTTTATTTTTCTCAGCCAACTCTTCATATGTATAGGTTGTTCTTTTACTTGTATTGCTACTAACAGTCACAATTGTCACCCCTAATGTTAACTTTTATATAAATATAGTTAACATTAAAATTAAAATACTGTCAATTATTTTAAAAGGTAAATGTTCTTAAAAAAGAACGACTTATCATAAGATAAGTCGTTTTATTTTCCATGCTGAATCTTTCCGATTTCCAAAATAATCTCTTCGTCTTTTTTCCCTTCAGTATCAATTCCAAGTTGTTTTGCATGTTCTATAAGCAGCTCATGACGCTTTTCAAACCTTGCTGTATTTAACTCTTTTTGAATTTCTTTTTCTGTTTTTCCTTCAAGAGAAACACCTAATTTAGCAGCTGTTTTCTCTCTATTCTTTTCTTCTTTGACTTTCTCTAATTCCTTTGTTTCTACTTTTTGCTCAACCTTTAATTTCGGTTGATCTGGTGATGCCGCAAATACTGTATAAATTCCAGCACCTCCACCAAGAACAAGTAAGGTTGTCAAAAGAAATAATTTTTTCTTCATTCACTCCCCTCCTTTCTATTTTCATTATAACGCACAAATAAGAACTTAAAAAAACATTCTCTCGTTATTTTCTTGAAAAAAATAATAAATATATGTGTTGACATATTAGATAAATATATGATAAAAATTTAACTAACATCATATGAATCGGCGATGATAGGATTTAGTAGTATTTCGTTTCCTGATTTCAGAGAGCTGGTGGTCGGTGCGAACCAGTACAGAGCGAATTATGAATTACCCCCTGGAGCTTCTTTTACGAAACGTTTGGAGTAGTGAAAGACGGTTATGGACCGTTATTTCTACAGAGTGGTGAAATGAAACTGTTTCACAATTTAGGGTGGTACCGCGATTTTTCGTCCCTGCATATACTGCAGGGGCGTTTTTTATTTTCTGTTAGTGCATATTATACGACCCTTTATTTTGTGCTACGTTCTTTTCACAAGCTAGGGTGGTACCGCGATTATTTCGTCCCTGCATATTTATATGCAGGGACGTTTTTTCATGATGCTAAACAATTACTGGTAATTTGTCTAAAAATTCTAACTTTTAGAAGGAAATATACAATATTGACGAATTTTATATAAAAAAGAACTATTTTAGATTATTAGGAGGAGCAAATAATGGTTTCAAAAATCGAATCTATTCTTTTAACATTTTTAATCTTTTTCTGCATTGGCTTCAGTGTTATTCAATTAGGAGCATCACCACACATTCCGATTCTATTTGGCATTATTGTATTGTTAGCATTTGGATTTATTAAAAAGATCTCTTGGTCTAATATGGAAAAAGGCATGATAAGTAGTATTTCAGCTGGGATTCCATCCATTTTCATTTTCTTACTTGTCGGTGTATTAATTAGTGTTTGGATTGCAGCTGGAACGATTCCAACATTAATGGTATACGGCTTCGAACTTGTATCACCAAAAATCTTTATTCCAACAGTATTTGTTGTTTGTGCAATTGTTGGAACAAGTATTGGTAGTGCCTTTACAACGGCGGCAACAGTAGGACTTGCCTTTATGGGAATGGGAACTGCTCTTGGATACGATCCAGCGCTTATTGCTGGGGCAATTATTTCTGGAGCTTTCTTCGGAGATAAAATGTCTCCTTTATCTGATACAACTAACTTAGCACCCGCTGTAACAGGGGTGGATTTATTTGAGCATATTCGCAACATGCTTTGGACAACAATTCCCGCTTTCATTATTGCCTT
Coding sequences within it:
- a CDS encoding alpha/beta fold hydrolase yields the protein MKPPELIFIPGWGMEKQVWELLLPYFQEYSVRYVEWRSVKDVADFADRVVEATEEQDVILIGWSLGALAALQVCDRVQTKGMILIGGTAKFTVDENYESGWKRPFVERMKRNLVKRKEDTLKRFYKSMFAKQELKESKQFEGITERFQGDSIESLQMGLDYLIEMDMRSQLKYVKTPVLLLHGEQDAICPLSAARYIQKNTNGALKVINGAGHALCVTDFEYCANEIIQFVEGIQNDQQNVTTKTI
- the bioF gene encoding 8-amino-7-oxononanoate synthase; protein product: MDQTWNLHFHSSLNRLKEKSQYRHVVMTEQAEEPWLIRNGKRMLNLASNNYLGLAGDRRLKEASIVATKEYGVGATASRLVVGNYALYEEVEQCVCDWKETEKAIIVNSGYSANVGAISSLVSRHDIVFSDKLNHASIVDGILLSGAEHKRYQHNDLEHLERLLQMAPVAKRKLIVTDTVFSMDGDVAHLKELIMLKEKYGALLMVDEAHAGGIYGRHGAGLAHIEQGLSQKIDIHMGTFSKALGCYGAYLAGDAICIDYMKNTMRSFIFTTALPPGTLGAMKRAIEIVKEDEERRQRLLENGAYFRNALEEVGFNIGDSSTHIVPIIVASNEAALHFSEKLQEVGIAAIAIRPPTVPHNSSRIRFAVTSEHTKADLKWATRQIIRIGKEEGVLI
- the bioD gene encoding dethiobiotin synthase, which gives rise to MGGFFITATDTEVGKTVVTGALAGVFRNRGYNVGIYKPLQSGHIASNPEGDAVRLKMASGVMTEADRICPYSIEEPLAPRLAMRRAGRTVTLAQITAHYNELMTEFDSLLVEGAGGLAVPYTEDALVVDFAKELKLPLIIVARPALGTVNHTVLTISYAKAHGLTVAGVILSGCKECEKERVQENKEMIEELSGIPVLGLLPELQGGFTREELLRAAEENITISNLEEFVKHGSNVESTLSL
- the bioA gene encoding adenosylmethionine--8-amino-7-oxononanoate transaminase, with amino-acid sequence MTVSSNTSKRTTYTYEELAEKNKAYVWHPFTQMKDYLAEDPVIIERGEGRKLYDVNGNGYWDGVSSIWLNVHGHHVPELDNAIREQLNKVAHSTMLGLANVPSILLAEKIIEVVPEGLKKVFYSDSGSTAVEIAIKMAFQYWQHKGEPKKQKFITLKEAYHGDTIGAVSVGAIDLFHQVYSSLLFDAIKMPYPYTYRSPYGDDKEQIVQKHLEEMEELLKEKHDEVAAIIVEPLMQGAGGMITMPKGYLKGLRDLCTTYNVLFITDEVATGFGRTGKMFACEHENVTPDILIAGKGLTGGYLPVAITVTTDEIYDAFLGSYEEQKTFFHGHSYTGNPLGCAVAIANLELYEKTNLVKDVAYKSEYVGKQLEALYEYKHVGDIRQCGLMVGIELVKNKETKEPFEWTERVGVEVCKRSRELGMILRPLGNTIVFMPPLASQVDEIDAMLHILYQAIADVTEGE